TGCCTCATGACCGAGGCGCCTTCTCCCGTGTCGGCCAAACAACTGCGTGAGCTGGGGTTGCGCCTGCGCGAACAGCCTGCCCCGGCGGAGCAGCCAGCCCCGCAGCCAAGCTGACGCGCTGCAAGAAGGGCCAGGGGGCTTGTCCCCCGGGGCCCCCGCTTTCGGGATGCGTACGCATCCTTATGCACGGCGGCCATTGCTTTTCCGCTGCCTGTCGGCGGGAAGGACAATGGCCGTACCGCCTCGCGGGTGTGCCGCCACAAGGATACTGCCATGCTACTGGACATTGTGACTTACCCGGACCCGCGCCTTAAAGAGGTCTGCGCGCCCATTCAGGAAATAACGGAGGATATCCGCCGCCTGGCGGCGGATATGCTGGAAACCATGTACGCCGCGCCCGGCGTGGGTCTGGCCGCGCCGCAGGTGGGCCGCAATATCCGCATGCTGGTCATGGACCCTTCCGTGCAGGATGGCGAAAAAAATCCCCGCGTACTGATCAACCCCGTGCTCGCCCTTTCGGGCGAAGAAGTGCGCAGCGAGGCCGAAGGCTGCCTTTCCGTGCCCATGAATTACCGGGCCGACGTCAAACGCATGAGCAAGGTGCACCTGACCGCCACAGACCTGGATGGCAAGCGCATTGAAGAAGACCTGGAAGATTTTCCCGCCATTGTGCTGCAGCACGAATACGACCACCTGGACGGCATCCTGTTTATCGACAAAATCAGCCGCCTGCGGCGCAGCCTTTACGACAGCAAGGTAAAAAAGTGGCTCAAGCGCAAAACTGCCGCCTAGTGTTCATGGGCACGCCGGACTTTGCCGTGCCCACCCTGCGCCGTCTGGCCGTCTGGCCGCGCGGCAGCCTCGTCGCCGTCTACACCCAGCCGGACAGGCCCGCCGGGCGCGGCCACAAGCTCAGCATGCCGCCCGTCAAAAGCGCGGCCCTGGAACTGGGTCTGCCCGTCGAACAACCGGAAAGTTTTAAGGATCCCGCCGCCGTGGCCCGTCTGGCCGCCTACGCCCCGGACGTGCTGGTAGTGGCCGCCTACGGCCTGCTGTTGCCCCAGTCTGTGCTGGATCTGCCCCGTCTCGCCCCCCTTAACGTGCACGCCTCCCTTTTGCCCCGCTGGCGCGGGGCAGCGCCCATCCAGCGCGCCATTATGGAGGACTGGCAGCCCGATGCCCGCACAGGCGTTTCCATCATGCGTGTGGTGCGCCAACTGGACGCCGGTCCGGTATACGCCAGCGCCTCCCTGCCCCTCAATGACCACACTGCAGGCAGCCTACACGACGCCTTGGCCCAACTGGGCGCAGACCTCCTGCCCCAGGTGCTGGACGCCCTGCTGGAAGGCCGCGCCACAGCGGAGGATCAGGATGCCGGCCGCGTCACCTACGCCGCCAAAATGGGCAAACAGGATTCCGTCATTACCTGGAACCGCCCGGCGGTGCAGGTGCACGCCCATATCCGCGGGGTCACGCCCTGGCCCGGCGCGCGCGTAGTCCTGCACTTCAGCGGTCAGGACAAAACTTTTCCCTGCACTCTGGCTCCGGGCAGGTTGGCCGAGCCCTGCCCCGGCGTCAGCCCCGGCACGCTCGACCATGCGGATGACACGCTGCGCGTGGCCTGCGCCGACCGTTGGTACGCCCTGGGCGCGCTGCGTCCCCAGGGCCGCAAGACCATGTCCGCCCGCGACTTTGTCAATGGCGCGTTGCGCGGCCTGCGGCCCGGACCCTGCGGCCTGGTGGAACAGGGGGAATAAAAAATCTGCCTCCGGCTGTGCCGGGAGGCGCGGCTCCGGCATTCCGCTTTCGGGCGCGTGGCGGCAATGTGGGGCATTTTTTCTTCTGTACAGGGTACGTCAGCGGATTTTTCTGGAAAGAGAAAATTTTTTGCGGGGTGGGGCGTAGGCGAGGTTCGCGTTTTTCCAGCGAGCGCTCTCGCAGCCTCTTTTTCCCGCGCTGGATGAGGGTCTATGGCGTTTCTGCGCAAGTCTCCGTATTCCTTGCCGCCGGCGCAGTACGGCGGCGCGCGCAAGCGGGTCTTCATCGGGCTCATGCTGGGTTCGTGTCTG
The sequence above is a segment of the Desulfovibrio legallii genome. Coding sequences within it:
- the def gene encoding peptide deformylase — protein: MLLDIVTYPDPRLKEVCAPIQEITEDIRRLAADMLETMYAAPGVGLAAPQVGRNIRMLVMDPSVQDGEKNPRVLINPVLALSGEEVRSEAEGCLSVPMNYRADVKRMSKVHLTATDLDGKRIEEDLEDFPAIVLQHEYDHLDGILFIDKISRLRRSLYDSKVKKWLKRKTAA
- the fmt gene encoding methionyl-tRNA formyltransferase; amino-acid sequence: MAQAQNCRLVFMGTPDFAVPTLRRLAVWPRGSLVAVYTQPDRPAGRGHKLSMPPVKSAALELGLPVEQPESFKDPAAVARLAAYAPDVLVVAAYGLLLPQSVLDLPRLAPLNVHASLLPRWRGAAPIQRAIMEDWQPDARTGVSIMRVVRQLDAGPVYASASLPLNDHTAGSLHDALAQLGADLLPQVLDALLEGRATAEDQDAGRVTYAAKMGKQDSVITWNRPAVQVHAHIRGVTPWPGARVVLHFSGQDKTFPCTLAPGRLAEPCPGVSPGTLDHADDTLRVACADRWYALGALRPQGRKTMSARDFVNGALRGLRPGPCGLVEQGE